Part of the Camelus bactrianus isolate YW-2024 breed Bactrian camel chromosome 6, ASM4877302v1, whole genome shotgun sequence genome, TTTTAGGCTAACATCTCTTAGCTCACTCCAGCTGCCCCCTTGCTATTCTCTGGGAGCCTTCCATGCAGGGTACAAGGGTCCACCGGACCTACGTTTCCTCCAGAAGCCTCACAACAGTCTTTTGTTTGGTGCTGAGATGCCTTAGCAACACAGCCTAATCCTCCAGGTATTTCTAGGCTAGTCTATGTTCCTTCTAAATCCCCGAACTCTCCCTCTATGCACAGCTGGGTAGAAGACAGATCCTTGAGAGACCGAACATCTTCAGACCGCTCCCACCTGGAGCCCCCTGGGTTTCTCAGACAGCACTGCAGCCCCGATGGAAGGGCCAGTTGCCTTTTTGCAGTTgctgtctctccttccttttaTCAGGCACAGGGGGAAAGGATATCTTATGGGCCCCGCTGCACTGTTCTGGTTCTAACAGCAATGACGGTGAccatctttccttccctttccaccAAACGATAATTGtaaacacatatttaaaattttgagattaccatttaaaataatcttcacaaaaatattttagtgaACTGTAAAAATGCTTCTGACATCACGACAAGTGGGAATAAAAGCAGGATGCAGGTGGCTTCGCTTTGTAAACAGTTTTCTTTTATGTATGGAAAAAAGTATAGGAAGGAAATATATGACAACGGACTTCTTTAGGTTGGTGGGATTACAGGTAATCTTGTATTTTCTAAAAGataatacattttataggtaTGCACTGCTTTTACAACTGTAAATTAGTAATATTAATAAGTGGCAAGCACTGGAGAAGGCAGCAGAGCTATCGCTACTTTCCATTCTCTCATCACGGAAGTTTTCCAaagtgggtgtgtgtggggtggggatggtggccATGGAAGTGGGGGAGATGTCCAGATCTGAGCCCCACCTTGACTGGGCTGGCCTGACCAAGGATACATCTTTGTTTTCACCACGGAAATGTAACCACTTCTGAGGTGGAAGATAGGCAGGGCTAGCCCTAGGCTGGCAGCCAAGGCATGGGGTGAGGGACAAGCCTAGAATGCCCATGGAAAATACTAAATATAAAACTCTATCATCACTCCAAAATCACTGCACTAGTGACCGGAGtgcctctgcctccagccccGGCCACTCTGCCCTTTATATCCATCAGGCAGTAGCGAATGTGCCAGAGGCTTACAGTAAATAAAGGGAATCCAGGTGTATCTTGGGATGGATTGAAACAATGCACCTATGCTGTATTACTACTACTTTATCTGCTGTGGTTCTTACTAATACTGCTATCAGCACCACCATTTCTGCAGCTCCTCCTCCTATTATTATTAATCCTTTAAGTCTGTAAATTACTTAACAATTTACAAAGTACCTGGGCTGGACCTGGCACTATGAGAAGGCAGAGGTAGGCTGGCACTAGAAATCTCAAAGGGAACAGAGCAGAATTattaatatgtgtatttttttcatccCCCAACTGCCTGGGCCCCAGACAAATCCACCATCCCCGGCCACACCCATTCTCCCAACCCCACTCTGCTCCAAATGTCCAGAGCTAGTTCAGGCCACTTTAAGGGTTAGGGACCAGGAGCGATGGCCTTTCATTTGGTCAGAGGAGCTGGACCATGCCCAAATCCCACCAGATGAggtgagagaagaggagagagtgcCTTTCAAATATAAGGCCATTGCTTCTGCCAACATACTCTATCTTCTCACAGGAAGGCCCTGGAATGACCCAGACTCCTCCCTTTTTAGGGACTTTAAATTTTCCTGTGCCAaagttaattttgttaaaaattgcCAGACTTTGACCTTAGTCCCCAAAGTGTACTCTAATGTCTACCTAACCTTTTATCCCAGTAGAAGGGCTCTCTTTTCCTTAAGCCTGGAGTGAGGACCAATGCAACACGGAGTGAGaatgaggcagggaggagagcgAGAATGTAGCACCGCTCAAGCCCAACCTTGAACTAGCTTCCCTCTGAGATCGCTCTCTTCACCTGGCAACCGGGCCCCCCCGCGGAGCTCAGAGAGAAGAAAGTGGCATTTTGGAATCCATTTTGCTTGAGATGCTGAAGGCATCGTAGCACACTGCCCTTTGCTACCGGGGCCAAAGGAACTTAGGGAAGGACTTTACTCATAGGGATGCGGTCAGCTGAGGGGAAGGTGAGGGCCAGCTCTGGTGCCAACCAACCCTGAGGAGAGCAGCCACGGGGCATGCGGTGGGTGCGGGTGGCCCACCCTGGGTGCTGCTTCCCACATTTGGACCCAGCTCCGCTGGTGAGCAGTAGTAGCAGCGGTCGCCGGCTGGGTCCCCATCTGTCCAGTTATTCATAGGTGAGATTTACGAGGATGCGGGAGAGGAATGCGGGATGACAACGAGTTTTGGAAGGTATAATCCTAAAAGTCACACTTTTCCCAAAGCGCCTCCCTCCCGGGTTCTCCTTCCCAGAGCCGCACGGTCCCAGCGGGGGAGCATGCGTCGCGGACGCGCCGCGGTGGTCGGCTGTGACCCGGGGGGCGGGGACGGGGGGCCGGGGAACTGGGACCCGCGCGGGGCGGGAGACGGAgagggcggggggaggaggggtcggggcgcggcgcggcgcggcgcagCTCACCTGCCAGGCTGTTGTAGCAGTCGATCTCTATGGCTTCCACCGTCTTGCTCTGCTCCTCCGACAGGCGACCGGGGTTGGGGGCCCCGGCCGGGGAGGCCCCGCGCGAGTCCCGCTCCCGATCCCCGGCAGCTGGCAGCAGCCCCTTCAGCTCCAGCAATGCCCGGTGGTATTTGCCGATGGCTTCGCGGAATTTCTTGTCCTTATAGCACTGCGCCCCTTGGCTCTTGAACTCGTGCGCGCGCCGGATGAACTCGGCGGGCTCGGCCGCCGCCCCAGCCTGGCCCCGCGCCGGGGTCCCTCCGCCGCCACCCGGGACGCTCAGCGGCGGCTGCGCCCGCTGCGCCTCGCCGGCCGCGGGCGGGCTCGGGTTCCCCTTGGCCCCGGCCGCCGAGCCCTTCCTCTCCATTCGTCCGCCGCCCGGCGCCCCGCGTGCGCCGCGATCCGCctgcccgccgccgccgcgccctcCTGGGTTTAAAAGCGGCGGGCGCCGGCCCCGCGCCTGGCAAGCTCGGCCGCGGCCGTGACACCCCGCGGCGGTCTGTCGTCCCGCACTCCCATTCTCCTCGCCAGCTGCGGGAGgctgctctctcctcctcctccttctcctcctcctcctcggattgccttcccctccttccctccctccctccctccctccctcccccactcccgcGCCGCCCGCCCTCCTCCTCGCCCTCGTCTCCTCCCGCAACCCGCGGGCGGTGGCGACCTGGCCTTCGCGCGCTCCGGGGCTAGCGATATGGGAGCCCGAGGGCCCGATGGGGATGGCAGTGATTGTCGCTGACCCGGAAGAAGCTTGGCTCGCCTGAAGGAGGGGAGGATTAATGACAAAGACGGGCCCGGTCTTTCCCATTCAATCCAGCCCTCGGAGACGTGCCTAGTCTGAAAGAGACGAATGGGGgagggttctctctctctctctctctctctccctctccctctccctctccctctctctctctctctctctctctctctctgtgtgtgtgtgtgtgtgtgtgtgtgtgtgtgtgtgtgtgtgtgtgttagggaaGGGGGATGCCAGCGACGAAACGCATGCAGACTCACCCTCAATAGATTtcttgaaaactaaaagaaaggTGCAGCGGGGAGCAAGGGGCGTAGGCACAAGCCATATCGCTTCTTGTTCTTTGCAGTAAAGCGTTAGTATTTTTAAGGTGGCAGGGCCTCCTTTTTTGTGGATGCAAGTTGTCGCTGAGGTGTGTCTCAGTGTGTGACCGCCCAGGCGCTCAGAATACACCATGTGCACCTCAGCATTTGGGGCGTTGTATTCTCGGAGCCAATGTGTGCTGACGCCTGGGTGTGCAAACAGTTGTGCAGAATGAATCACAGACATCAGAGATGGAAAACACCTGTTACTGTTGGTCATCAAGGCTTGGCGTGTGTTCTAGTTTCCACTTACAGGACAGTTCTGTAGTAAGGGTTCCAGCCCTTCAGTCAGCCCTGAGTGGCAGCTGTCTGCTGGGGATTTGCTGAGGTCAAGGTGCAGACACGGATAGGCAAGGAAGGGACTGCCCTGCTCTCAGTTAACTAACTCCCAGTTACTGGGGGAGGTACACCACCCACCGGTAGAGTCTCTATGCCAGGCAGAGATTGGGAAGTGTCACCCACCAGAGAGGAACAGAAAGTTCAATGGAGCCCCAAGGAAAGGAGGTTTTGCGCAGGAAATGGCATTTGGGGGCCTTGAAGTGTGCGTAAGATCCAGGCACCAGGAACTAGAAGGAAATGACATGTCTCAAGAAACAGCAGAGGTCATGATGTTCTGAATTTTGGGTGTGTTTAGGGCATAGTGGTTTGATTTTTGTGGTCTAAACAGAAGTAACTGGAAATGATGGGTTTAGATTATGGAGACATGTGAATGAAGGGTTTGCGCTTGATTTTGTAAACAATAGAGAAGGCTGGTCTGTTTTTTAGTGCTCTCCTCTCCATTACGATGCTgaggggaaatatatatatatatagatagatagatagatagatagatagatagatagatagatagatagatatagaatatatatatatattctatagcAGTGATTTTCAAAGCCAGATTTCCAGACCCACAGCATCAACGTCACCTGAAAAACTGTTAGCAGTGCAATTTCTAGAGTCCCACACCAGACCTACTAAAATCAGAAACTCTAGGCATGGGATCCAGCAACCTGTACTTTACCAACCCCTCTGATTGGTTCAGATGCACGCTCGAGTTTGAGGACCCCTACTCCAAAACCTTGCTGCTCAAAGTGGAAGCCTTGGGCCAGCAGCATTGGCATTGCCCAGGAGCCTGTCAGAGATGGAGAAGTCTACAAAATCCCAGACCTACTGacacagaatctgcatttttaacaagctcgcCAGGTGATTCACATGCCTGTTAACAGTGTGAAATGCACTGCTCTAGAGGATTTGCAAAGCACAGAAACGTATGCATAAGAACCCTTCAACCCTACACCGTCACCCAGATACattctttgttaatattttgatgtaATTCCTACTGGTTATTTTCTACACatctatatttatacaaagtGCTCTTTTAACAAACATGAGTGGTTTGGGATGATGTATGCCGTTTCCTGCTCTTTTTACTTTACACTATGTGTGATTAAATAGTCTTTTAAAGCCTTATATTTATTGGCTTCATAATATTCATAATAGTGTCTGTAACGTAGTGTACTTAACTATTTTCCTATGGTCAGATACATTGATTCCAATTGTTTGCTGTTATAAAGAACACTGAAAAGTAGAAATAGTAGATACCATTTCTATCATAACAATCAAGTGAAATAGGTGCTATTATGTCCCCATTCTGGACACCAGGTCACAGAGAcccgcccaaggtcacactgctaaTAAGTAGTAGAGATGGGATTTAAATCCAAGCAATCTGGCTTTAGCATCTATGCTCTTAACCAACtatatttatacttaaatttttgtcctaatttgtttttccttataagaaattatgttaatttttaaaaatgtcttgaaATGTATTGtcaacttgctttttaaaatcgtTGGACTAACTTGTCCTCCCACCAGCAACATACTAGTTTCCCAACATATTTGCCAACATGGagtattaaactttaaaaaatattttctaaattgatAAATAAGAACTGTGTACTCAATGTACTGGAATATCTTTCCTTTCAAAGGTGAACAGTTTTCACACGCGTAGTTGCCATTTGCATAGTACTGAGGGTTTTTATTTGGACACAGCCTTCACGTATTAATTTATACCTTATATGTTACAGCACCTTACTTTTCTAAGTGCTTGAACATCATTAATCTCACTTCTCACTTTAGccccagagaaggaaaatgattctCTACTCACACAGTGAGTCTGCAGTAGTTTCTACTCAGTGAGACATCATACTAGTTCAGTGGTTAAAAGGATTTGGACTTAGACAGATATAAGCTGGAATTCTATTTTTGCTGCTTTGGaggcaagttactcaacttctGAAAACCTCAAATTTCCTCACTCTTTAAATGGGGATACCACTTACTTCAGAGGGGTGTTGTGAAGTACATTGTAAGTGCTCAACAGATGGTGGGTGACTTTAGTTATGACTTATTAAATCCTGTCATCACTGGATCCCATAATGTTCTGGCAGACTGTACTTAATCTGTGTTTGCCAGCTCCTGGCCCTTTCCACCTTAAGGTATTGTGTCAGGTGGAGTAAAGAGAAGAGATTGGGAGCTGTGCTTGGAGTTTTTACTGTCAACTTTGTACTTGGGTAGAAAGAGCTACTGAAGGCAAATACTAGATGAAGTTCCTGGTCTGGGGTTTGGCAACTGTCAGAAATAAGACGTGAATTGAGTCATGATGGTCACAATATTTGAATATGAGGAATAGTGATATGGCagattgctttttgttttcctgctGCATCCAGGCTTAATGGTCCAGTGTCTCATTCTTCAGTGTTAGGTTTGAGGACAGAGCTTCAAGAGACATGTATTCCACATGGTACTATCCAGTGTGTGAAACAGAGCCCAGCATGAGAGCTTCATACTAGCTTGAATGAAAGAGAGCATGAGTGAGGAAAAGAGGGAATATTATGGGCGGGGGGATGGAGTGAGAGGAGACTTACTCTGCCCATCTGTCCCCCTCTGCAGAGCCGCGTGCGTATGTCTAGaactgttttgtttgcttgtttttagtaTGCTTCTGTCTCCATCTAAGCCAATCATTGGTATGTGCGCTGGTTTCTCAGAAATGGTCTCCTCCCTTCAAATGGAATGAACAAGAATTTCTCAAACATCCTTTTCATTAACTATTGACCATGCGCAGAGCACTATTTTAGAAAGATCCAAATGGCAGACATTTGAGCATGGATTTAGGATTCACAAACTCAGTGCTtgtcaaactttaatgtgcacagGAACCCACAGGAGACCTTGTTAAGATGCAATTCCCTGATTCTGTTCATCTAGAGTCGGGCTCAAGGTTGTGCACTTCTAACAACGTACCAGGAGATGATGCTACTGCTAGTCTATGGCCCACATTTTGAGGAGCAAGTATTCAAAGGAAAGGGACGTTCCATCTCACTCCCTCTCTCCTGGTCTCTGCTTTCTCCCAGAGAAGACCTGTTCATTAGATCGGGCAGATTCCAGGAAATTAATTGGTCCACTTTTAGCAAGGGCAGTGTTCTGAACCTCCATgcagttttctcttctatttcatgCAGCAGGAATAGGTAAGCAGAGCCTGGGCCTCCTCTTGGGATCTGgccattttgttttctcttcctcaaATGCATAGCCAGGCATTTAGTGCTTCTATTTCTGGCCCAATGTAGCAGGACAGAGAGTGAGTAGATTTGGGTGTGTAATGGGGAGGGAAAGGCTCATGCAGGCCTTTACTATAGGCTGCTTACTCCAGTCTTGTTTTTACAAGGGAACTCTGCACTAAGAAATTGGGCCCCTATTCAGGTGAAAATAAAGTGACATTTTGATTTCTCATCTGTTGATGGCCCTTGAATGTATTGCTTGCTCATGACCCTCACAGGGATGAATGACGAGCCACGGGAGGTTTCTACTGCACAGTAGGTTTCATTTGTCCTCTGGTCCAGTGTCATGAAAACCTCTCCCTCCATTCCTAGTAGGCAGGCACGGAGCACAGGCCAATGAACCCCATGGATAATCATCCCACACTGATGTAATAGCTTATTACTGCTGAGATACGTTGGGAGATTTCTTAGAGAAGATGTACTTGGAATTATTTTGATGGAAGGAATTTGGCGCGGTACATAGCAGCAGGCACAGAGCTCCTGCTGGCTTTATGGGTCTCAGGCTCTGTATCTGCCCTTGGTCCTGACcttgtttctatttctttctcaCTGCCTACTGGTCGTAGAAGACTCAAGCCTCCCTTTCTTTCCAAACTCTCTCTGGAGCCTTCAGACCTCCTAAACAGATGGCGTGTgctgctttttctccttcttcagcTCAGTTTCTTAAGCATATGCGAAAGACATATATTTGAATCTCTTTTATACTAATCTAAGCTGTTCAGGGTTTGGTCACAGGCCAAGAAAACCAAAGCTATTTTGGGGATGTTTTTCTAATTGCATTCAACTTCACAATTTACCTGAGAAAATTCCAACACTTCCATCACCAGTTTTTAATCCATATTTACTCTTCAAAAATCCCTCTATGGAAAAGTAGGCGATTTTTAACTGTTTCATGCCCAGACGTAGCTTTAACTGTATGAGGCTAATGTGAgtttcatattttcattcatcCACCATctgtcccccaaccccaaccccaacaaCAAATTTCTCTGTAATTCCACAGCCTGATTGGGTCTGgccttatttagaaaaataagccCTCTCTGCCTGTCCCACACTCTCCTTCTTCTCAGTCCATTCTGTACCTGTCGATCTTCCCATCTCCAATATCAGTTGTAGTCCTCCATGGGGCTTTGATGTCGGTTATATGGATCTGGTagcatgtcttctttggggatTCTTCCTTCCCCTATTCCACGTGGTCCTGGTAGAGCTGTCAGTCAGGGGgtctgtgatattgtgatttataataagaaatatacacTTAGTCTTTATCCCtctttctggcacagagctcctaaagtCCTTGGAATTTCGTAAGTGAAAAAGAGAGCAATAAAGGTGTCTTTTTCTATGTTAATGAGATGACTTTTGGAACTCACCTAGGATGGAGAGTAGTTGCCAGTGGAGCCAACCATGTGATTAAAGGGTTGGAATTTTCAGTCCTCAGACTTGCAACCTCTGGGTATGGAGGGGACGGGAGTAAGGTGCTGGAGCTGGAGTCCAATCACCAGTGGTCAattatttaatcaatcatgcctatgtaatgaagcctccataaaaaccccaaaggacagggttcagagagTTTCAGGGTTGCtgaacacatggagatttggAGAAAATGGGATGCCTGGAGAGAGTATGAAAGCTTGGTGCCACTTCCCACAAACACTGCCCTATGCATCTAtaccatctggctgttcctgagttgtattttttttatgatAGATCGGTACTCTAATGAGTAAATGgatttcctgagttctgtgagcctttCACAAATTAATCAAACATGGGGCCAGGGgtgagggggttgggggtggaatcATGGAAACCTGTGATTTATAGCCAGTTAGTCAGGAGGACAGAAAAGAACCTGGACTTGTGACTCGAGTCTGATGTACCAGGAGAGGATCACAGGAACCCCCAATctgtagccagttggtcagaagtacaggtaacaGCCTGGATTTGCAACTGGCATCTAAAGTAGGGGAGGAGTGACAGTCTCGTAGGGCCTGTGGAATCTGAAGCTATCTCTGAATAGACAGCGTCAGAATTGAGTTTAAttataggacacccagctggtgtcccaAGAATCGCTTATCTGTGTGAGAGAaactccccctcccctgcactgggATTGGGTGCTCAGAACACCAAGAGCGTCTGAGCCTCCATCTTCTTCTGCTAGTGCCTATCCCAGGCTTGGCCAATCGTATTATCCCATCTCCCTGCCCCAGAGTGATTGGTTAGGGAGGAGCCCAAGTAGAGAATCAGAATCTTCCCTGAGAGTTATATATAGACATTGGGAGAGAGTGGTTCCTTCGGTTGGGAGAATTTGAGGAGAAGGCTATCAAAGGCCATCATGGCTACCACCTAGAGAAGGCCTATCTGAAAACTGAAGTTGAACAGAGGCAAAAAAGATATGAACGAGAGACAAAGCTCTAGCGGTATCCATTAAGTGCTTTGATCAGCAGTTTTTAATGCCCGGGGACCTCCTTGGACATCCTGGTATGTAAACCAATGAATTCCGTTTTACACTTGGGTTTGTTTGAGTTGTCACTTACACTTGAAAAACTATGGACTTATAAGTTCCTTCTCAGGTATTTACCCTTTTCACCTACCACCTATTGCCACCCTAGTTTGGCTGCTGTTACATGGAGCTGGTAACCATAGCCACGTTCCCCTGCctagagaactttttttttaaattctattacaCTCTTCAGAAGtggtttacttattcatttattcttaacTGCGTATTATGGGACAGTTTCAACATACATCAAAGAAAGAGTCACATAACAAATCTTCAAGAACCCATAACCCCACCAACAGAAACAATTAACAGCAACCCATATCTATTGCCACATGTTCAGTGTTCCGTACATGCCATTCTCTCATATTTCTATGGCTTTGGTCTCCCAGTTCCCTGTGTGCTTCAGTCTTTCTGTATTTCTCATTGTCTTGTTCTTAGAAGATTAGGCCTTTCAGCCAAAGTCATCCAGATTTGCTTCAAGACTTAGCACAAATGTCACTTCCACAGTGAAGCCTTACCAACCTCCCTATACACGTTTGGTGTTTCATCtactatgttctttttcatacttttatATTACATAATACCTATTCATTCAACATTAACTCAACAAACATCTATAACAAAATTTCACCATTTCAACGAACAAGATAGACAAAAATTTTCACCTTCGTGGAATGGAGAGAGACTGAcaagaaatataaataagtaaattatataggATGTTAGAATGTGATAAATGCAACAAAAAAAGGGAGTTTCTGGGGgaattggggtgtgtgtgtgtgtgtgtgtgtgtcttcaaattttaaataaggaagatcAGATGGGCCACTCGTGTTACACTGCATGATGATCATCTGCTTGATTTTTTGTCAACTAGATTATAGCCACTTGAAAGTGGGGATTGTGTCTTACATTTTTTGTAGCCCCAGCACCTAGTATAGTTGTGTGCATTTTGTATTGgttgtgaaataaatgaaagaacataAGACATCAACTCAAAAGAATTTTAGTATCAAGATTatgtaataaaaattgaaatttccTTCTACCCCTGGACCTagtcttctcaaattcttcccaaAGGCATCCACTGTTACTTGTTCCTTGTGCATCACTCTAgaaattctctctccctctctctcatcttAAAGTAAAAGTTTTATCTCagaagttattttatttcaatatacACAGAACTACCACATTTTGAAATGCAGCTCTACAGTATTTGTCTGTAGGGATGTATCAGGATGGTTTTCAGCAGACGTCATTTGGTGGGTATTTCAGCAGCAACGGAGAGGTTTTGATGAACCACTCAACTACTTGGGAAGTCAGGTGAATCTAATGATCGAGTCCTGCGTGCGTAGCTAGGTCAACAGCTCCCCGTCGGGGAGAAAGCCAGTCTCTTCATCTCTgagtatattattttaatttcaccaCAACCCCGTGAGGTTGTTATTACGATGCTCGCTTTACAAAGAAGAAACCTGAGGTTTTCAGAGGTCAGgaaatttgcccaaggccacacagcttggaagtggggagcaggcctgtctgactccaaaggtaAGGCTTTTTGCCACCACTTAAGGTTTTGGTACATCTGCTAGGGGTGAAATAAAGAGGATTTACATAACCTGCCTGGTGGACTGTCTTAGATGACCTTCAAGATTCTTTAAGAATCTAGAAATTCTCTAATGCTGTGCCACTCCCCAccatcctttctctccttttctgtctggctttgcCCTAGGAGATTGCCCCCTGCACTTACTGGGCTCCTTTGCCCTCTTGCTGCCGGTCAGCTTTGCCCAAAGGAAAGCCCCAGCATGAGATTGGAGGATGGGCGGACAGGGAGATGAAGGTATTTCTtttccacttccttccttcctgagtcACCGTGGTTTGGGGGGTGACTCTGTCCTGACATTATGATAGTTATGATTGCGTGTCCCCTCCTCCTTGGACCCACCAGTCAATGGATTCTGATAACACAATTTCTGCCTTTTGCCCAGTATCTTCCATCTCTTGATAGTCCCTGGATGCTTCAACATTCTTTCTTTGTTCCAATAACCATGCCCACACTTTTGTAAGTGGAAGTAGTCTCAGTATTAAAAGTCTTCTCAGATGACTTTTCAGGGCCAT contains:
- the TTC9 gene encoding tetratricopeptide repeat protein 9A, giving the protein MGKTGPVFVINPPLLQASQASSGSATITAIPIGPSGSHIASPGAREGQVATARGLREETRARRRAGGAGVGEGGREGGREGGEGNPRRRRRRRRRREQPPAAGEENGSAGRQTAAGCHGRGRACQARGRRPPLLNPGGRGGGGQADRGARGAPGGGRMERKGSAAGAKGNPSPPAAGEAQRAQPPLSVPGGGGGTPARGQAGAAAEPAEFIRRAHEFKSQGAQCYKDKKFREAIGKYHRALLELKGLLPAAGDRERDSRGASPAGAPNPGRLSEEQSKTVEAIEIDCYNSLAACLLQAELVNYERVKEYCLKVLKKEGENFKALYRSGVAFYHLGDYDKALYYLKEARTRQPTDTNVIRYIQLTEMKLSRCSQREKEAM